The Saccharolobus shibatae B12 genomic interval AACAATTCGAGGTATTTTCTATGGCTGCGTCTTCAATGAGATGGAACATATTTCCTAATTTCTCATTTTTAATACATCCCATGGGTTCGTTCAATCCTAAAACAATTACTCAGGATTTTCCATATGGATTCCCCACACCTTGGCTTCATTTTAAGATATGGAGACCGATAAGTGAATCAAAGACTGAGATATTAAGCTTCTTTGCGGTTGAAAAGGTCGCATCAGAGGAAGCTAAGGAGAGATCATATTGGGCTTATCTACATGCATTTGGACCTAGTGGCATGTTTGAAATGGACGATATCGAAAATTGGATAACAATAACTCAAAATTCTTTGTCAGCTTCGAAGACCGGTAGAGAAATTAATTTGCCATACTTATTGGGCTCTCATAGGGATCCAATTAGAGATTTTGTGTGGAAACATGGAGATGAAATTGGTATCTACTATGAGGTAACAGAACATGGTGCTAAAAGTTTTTGGATAAAGTGGGCTGAGACTATAATTAAGGGGGCTGAGAAGTATGGTAAATGAGGTTTACTACGAGGTTTTACAGTTCATTAATTACGAAACTTACTTGTTAGATCATTATAGATTCGAGGATTGGTTAAAACTTCTAACTGATGATGTTAAATATATAATGGCTAGAAGAGTTTGGGCTGAGGGAATACCTAGTATAGATCTAAAAGCTCCATTAATGCTCGAGAATAAGCGTTCATTAGAAGCTAGAGTTAAGAAGTTAATGAATGAATTCTCTTGGAGTGAAACTCCAAAATCATTATATAGACATATCGTATCAAGCGTATTTATAGAAGAGCAAAAGGGCAATGAAATAAAAGTATATTCAAACGTTTTATTCTTAAGACATAGACCTACGTCATTTATGGGAGAAACTCCAGAATACGAAATATTCTCTTATGAAAGAGAAGACGTTTTAAGAAATGATAATAATGGCGTTAAACTAGCATATAGACTGATTATACCGGATTTACCCGTAATTCCGGTTCATGCTCTTTCTAACTTATACTAGGTGTATAAAAATGAGTGATGAATATAAACCATTAAGTAGTTATATTGAAATAGGTAATGAATTTAGTCATATTTTAGTAAGGAAAGTAGGTACGAAAAATGGTGTTAGATTAGAGATTTTCTCACCAACTACCGGCACTAAAGTATTTTTGGATCCTCTACAGTTAGAGTATCTAACGTTAGTTAATATTGAGGTTTTCAGAAAAATAATAGATCTTCTATCAAGGGAATCTGATGTACAAGATAAAGCCTCAGTTGATAACTAACATCCGTCTTTAAGTTAAATAAAATCAAAGTGTCGTCATTGGGATACATATTTATTAAACGATATGTCTTTACAGAGAAACCATATGCTTCGCCTCTAATAGGCTTGAGTTTGCAATCGTAGGAGTTGCAAAGGAGTAAAAGGGATATTAACTTAATGGGAGATTTTGGGAATGAGTAAGTTAAGGGGTTTAACTGGCTATATTTTATGTTGACAAAAGCTATTCTCTTCGCACTTACTAAGAAATAGACTATATTTACAAGGTATTAACAAAATAATAAAATGAAGAATTAGCATAATTATATAGAAACTTTCAAATATTGTGGTTATTTTAGAACATTCCACAAACTTTTTAATCGAGTTATCTATTCATAATATTACAAATTAAGGGTGATTAACAGTATGCCCTCTGATGACTATTTGAAGGAGATAAGGAGAGTAAGCTTAGCTGCTACCTGGGGAACTATGTTTGAATATTATGACTTTTTAGCATCATCAACTGCCGCAGGTCTTGTCTGGTCTACAATTTTTTATGGGCCTATAACTAAAGTGCCTAGTATTGCCCTAGCTCTATCCTTAGTCACAGTAGCCTTAGCATATCTTGTAAGACCAATAGGTGGTTTAATCTTTGGACATCTTGGAGATAGATATGGTAGAAAGTCTAATCTAATCGTAACGTTAGTACTCATGTTTATTGGTAGTTTTGGGATAGCAATTCTTCCTACTTACGCTTCTATAGGGCTAATCTCGGTCATCTTGCTAAACGTACTGAGAACAATTCAAGGCTTAGGTTTTGGTGGCGAATGGGGTGGGGCTTCGACATGGCTGATGGAGTTCGGTATGAAAAGTGGCAAACCATATGGAATTTGGAGCGGGCTATTGCAATCCGGAGTATCTTATGGTATAGGACTTTCTGCATTGGCTTTCAGCATTGCAACCTCTGTTTTAAATCATTCTGCATTCCTTAGTTGGGGTTGGAGGGTTATATTTATCGTTGGTGCTATAATTGTAGTTATAGGAATAATAATAAGATACTTAACACTCGAAAGTCCAATATTTAATGAACTTAAAGAAAGAAGAGATATTGCTCGTTTGCCATCCATTGAAATATTGAAATTACAGTGGAAAAAGATAATAATGTTAGCCTTTAGTTGGTGGTTTGTAACAGTATATGATCCTTTATTAGTATTGCCTTATTCTATTGAACTGGCTATTGCACTTAAAGTAAGTCCGCTTTTTGGCCTGACTACACCTAGTTATATGCTATTAGTTGTTGGGATTTCCGCTATTTTAGGTGGAATTTCAACCTTTTTAGGTGGGATTGCTTCTGATAAGTTAGGAAGAAAAAAAGTTATGATAATAGCTAGCGGTATAACAGCTTTAATTATCTACCCATATTTGCTTCTGTTCTTTACTAGAAATCCATTACTACTTATACTAGCTGGACTACTAATATATTTACCCAGATTTTTCGGTCAAGGACCTTTACCGGCATTTT includes:
- a CDS encoding MFS transporter; the protein is MPSDDYLKEIRRVSLAATWGTMFEYYDFLASSTAAGLVWSTIFYGPITKVPSIALALSLVTVALAYLVRPIGGLIFGHLGDRYGRKSNLIVTLVLMFIGSFGIAILPTYASIGLISVILLNVLRTIQGLGFGGEWGGASTWLMEFGMKSGKPYGIWSGLLQSGVSYGIGLSALAFSIATSVLNHSAFLSWGWRVIFIVGAIIVVIGIIIRYLTLESPIFNELKERRDIARLPSIEILKLQWKKIIMLAFSWWFVTVYDPLLVLPYSIELAIALKVSPLFGLTTPSYMLLVVGISAILGGISTFLGGIASDKLGRKKVMIIASGITALIIYPYLLLFFTRNPLLLILAGLLIYLPRFFGQGPLPAFFTEIFPAKYRYSGSGLAYQFGGLLTGIATGVIFPSILAFTHATVLSAWIYAGALGTIIAAVSFVTLLFIREEKTVY
- a CDS encoding aromatic-ring-hydroxylating dioxygenase subunit beta translates to MVNEVYYEVLQFINYETYLLDHYRFEDWLKLLTDDVKYIMARRVWAEGIPSIDLKAPLMLENKRSLEARVKKLMNEFSWSETPKSLYRHIVSSVFIEEQKGNEIKVYSNVLFLRHRPTSFMGETPEYEIFSYEREDVLRNDNNGVKLAYRLIIPDLPVIPVHALSNLY